The sequence CGGTTGGGGGTGAAGCCGGTGTTGCTCAGCAGCTCGGCCTGGTCCGCGTCGCGCGGGAAGCCGTGCAGCACCCAGCCGCAGGACGCGCAGTCCGGCTTGCCCAGCCGCTCCCGCAGCACCTTCAGGACCAGGTTGTCCGCCACCGGGCACCTGCTCTCGAAATACGGCTTGATGAGCTCCCCGATCTTCGACTTCTCCGCCACGGCCTCCTTCAGCAGCTGCTTGCAGTCCACGTTGACCAGGCCGTATTTCTGGGCCAGCAGGGCGGCCTGCAGGCTCTTCCCGCTGCCAGGGGGCCCGCAGAGCAGGAGCCGGGGGGTGAAGGGGGCAGCCGAGCAGGGCTGGCTCTCCACGAACGTCAGCACCTGGGAGAAGACGTCGGCGCAGGGCTGGTCGGCGTTGACGGTGCGGAGGTTCCCCCGGTAGCTCTGGAAGATGCCCTGCATGTTGCGGTGATACTCCAGCAACCGCCTGGCTGTGGCCTGCTCCGAGCAGCCGTCGGGCTGCACCAGGCGCTGCTCCACAGTGGGGTCGGCCGGCCAGTCAAAGGTGGTGTGGTACACCTCCCTGCTGGCGGGGTCCAGGCGCTTGCCTAGGTTCCTCTCCATCAGCACGGTGTCCGGCGCGTAAAGCACCACCACGTGCCGTGGCATGATGCCGGAGGCCTGCAGCAGCAAGGCCTGCTCGCGGGTCTGGGGGAACCCGTCCAGGACCCAGCCCTCCCTGATGCAGTCCATGTCCGAGAGGCGGTCCTGGAGCAGGCCGACCCAGAGCTCGTCTGGGATCTGCTCCTGCCGCAGCTGGTAGCTCTGCGCCTCCTTGGCCAGCACCAGCGTCTTGTTGGACAGCAGCTTCTGCTGGCTGAGGTACGAGGCATTGAGGTGCTTGCAGAGCCACATGGCAATGGTGGTTTTCCCGGCGGCCGGGGGGCCCAGCACAAACACCCTGGGCACGTGGTCGCTGTCCTGCTTCAGGTGGTCTATCATGAAGGAGATGGGGTCCTCGGGCTGGTGAATGAGCAGCGCCTCCACCATGCTTTGCATCAGCTGGAAGACGCTGTGCTTCTCGGCATACAGGGCCATGGCGGGGGGGATGTGGGGCTTGGCAGCGACGTCCATCTCTCTCCAGCCGCTCCAGGCGACTCCTCGGCGGGATTCCAAACCCGGCCCCGGGTTCCAGGGTTGCCCAGCAGTAGCCTGTGACATCACAGAGCACGGGAGTGGCGGGTGGAAGGCGGCTCCCTGCAGCAAGCAGCAATCCTCAATCGCCCACGGGTGCACGGGCACAGGCTGCCTTCCTGCGGCTGGGCTCCCGCAGGGTACGACCAGTGGTGCGCTGGGCCTGCTCCCAGGGCCCGGGCCAGCGAGCAGAGGGCTGGCTGAGCCGAGCCCACTGGAGCGGGGATTCcggcaggggaagaggcaggttgGGGACCACACAGCCACAGCGGGGGCTGGAAATCAGGGTGGCGGAGGTGCCAGGCAGGGGATGATGGAAGGAGCAGCGGCAGTGCGGTTGCCCCCGCCATGCCAGACCAGCGGGAGGTCGTCTCCGAGCAGCTGCGCTGCCCTTCCCAGCAGGCTGAGCCAGGGACACGGCGAGACTGCAGAGGTGAGGGGCCTGTCGCCGGCAGAGCTGCTGTCCTCACCCCTGTCCAGATCCATCTGTCACCTCCATGCAGGCGGCTCTTAGCTGGGCTGACGGGCTGCCACCAAGCATTTGTCTGCTCGCTGCGCCCGGGACGCCGCAGGCCCCTACGGCACTGCTGCATCCGCCTGCCTGCACCCGGAAAGGAGCGTGCCGGATGGAGGCTAACACTGCCTGGCACCCGTCAGCCTGGGCACGCAGGGCACGGCAGCTCTCGCTCCATCTCCCCATGGGATGTGACAGGCGGCCCCGGCCCTCTGCAGGGAGCTGGCATGGAGCCGAGTGACCTTCAGGGGCGCAGCTTCTCCGGGTCCAACCAGAGCCCACCGACGGCTATCGCCAGACACTGTGCTGGCCCCACCGGCCGCAGGCCaacggggctgggggggagtgcagaaagggggttggggcagagcaggggcaccCCAGGAGGAGGCAATGTGGGGAACAGGAGAGGGGACGGGGGGAGTGGGCTGAAGGAGACAGTGGGGTTAGGAGGGGCGGAGGGCAGCGGGACTGGGAGCTGGGTAGCAGGGGAGCATATTCTGTGAGCTCTGACCACACTTCATTGCATAACCCTCCAGAGGCAGAACGGTTCCAGCCAGCTcagcccggcccagcccagcccagcccggccccagTGACTTTCCTGCTGCTGCTAGATCCCGTCATGGAAAGCTCCCCCAGGGCTGGCAGCGAGGGGTGTGCGGCCGGGAGCCACCCCGGGGGCTGGAAGGGCGGCTTGACCCTCACAAATCTCTCCCTGCTCTGAGACGTGCTGGGTTTCTCCAGCACCGGGGGGCTGATCCCTCTGCACTCAGCAATGGCCCAGCATGGCCCCCTAGGCGGGGAGGCTGGCCAGGACACCGGGGTTCTCTCTCTGGCCTTGTCA is a genomic window of Lepidochelys kempii isolate rLepKem1 chromosome 1, rLepKem1.hap2, whole genome shotgun sequence containing:
- the LOC140907115 gene encoding adenylate kinase 8-like, translated to MDVAAKPHIPPAMALYAEKHSVFQLMQSMVEALLIHQPEDPISFMIDHLKQDSDHVPRVFVLGPPAAGKTTIAMWLCKHLNASYLSQQKLLSNKTLVLAKEAQSYQLRQEQIPDELWVGLLQDRLSDMDCIREGWVLDGFPQTREQALLLQASGIMPRHVVVLYAPDTVLMERNLGKRLDPASREVYHTTFDWPADPTVEQRLVQPDGCSEQATARRLLEYHRNMQGIFQSYRGNLRTVNADQPCADVFSQVLTFVESQPCSAAPFTPRLLLCGPPGSGKSLQAALLAQKYGLVNVDCKQLLKEAVAEKSKIGELIKPYFESRCPVADNLVLKVLRERLGKPDCASCGWVLHGFPRDADQAELLSNTGFTPNRVVFLTLPLDAILERVSQRATDPVTGELYHHLFKPAPSPELCQRLRQKPQDAVEQLELQVDLYSRHAADLQELYEDAVYVNADQDPYTVFESIESCLTRPLPLRTV